The following are encoded together in the Candidatus Hydrogenedens sp. genome:
- a CDS encoding ketopantoate reductase family protein: MHVLIVGAGALGCVVGGFLKKSGHNVTLLGRQELMEPIQREGLYISGIWGNHHILGLATSTTVLAEWKGLFDLIIIAVKSYDTEEAVKSILPILGSETFVCSYQNGLGNVETIAQYVGMERTIPARVIFGSRILKPGFVHVTVIAEPTALGRFKGGPEEAVVKNIAEQMDKSGIPTIYSDNIEGLIWGKVAYNSALNPLSAILDVPYGKLLDAEETQTMMKEVIYEIYAVASAKKIPMIIPTWEAYVQHLFYKLIPPTAEHYASMREDLRQGRKTEIDALNGAICKLGEIVGITCPTNTFLTRIIKSKEKVFSTQS; encoded by the coding sequence ATGCATGTATTAATCGTTGGTGCAGGTGCATTAGGATGTGTTGTTGGTGGATTCTTAAAGAAAAGTGGACATAATGTAACGTTGTTAGGAAGACAAGAATTGATGGAGCCTATTCAAAGGGAGGGCTTGTATATTTCTGGAATCTGGGGAAACCATCATATTTTAGGTTTAGCAACCAGTACTACCGTTTTGGCGGAATGGAAAGGATTGTTTGACCTAATTATTATTGCTGTTAAGTCTTATGATACTGAGGAAGCGGTAAAGAGTATACTGCCAATCTTGGGATCTGAGACATTTGTCTGTTCGTATCAAAACGGACTTGGTAATGTAGAAACAATAGCCCAATATGTAGGTATGGAAAGAACGATACCAGCAAGGGTTATTTTCGGTAGTCGAATATTAAAACCAGGATTTGTTCATGTTACTGTTATTGCAGAACCAACAGCATTAGGTAGGTTTAAGGGAGGTCCAGAGGAGGCAGTGGTTAAAAATATAGCGGAGCAAATGGATAAATCGGGAATACCTACAATCTATTCAGATAATATCGAAGGGTTAATATGGGGTAAGGTTGCTTATAATTCTGCTCTAAATCCTCTCTCTGCTATCTTAGATGTCCCGTATGGAAAACTTCTTGACGCGGAAGAAACGCAAACAATGATGAAAGAGGTCATTTATGAAATATATGCGGTTGCAAGTGCTAAAAAAATACCTATGATAATTCCAACATGGGAGGCGTACGTGCAACATTTATTTTATAAACTTATTCCACCAACAGCAGAACATTATGCAAGTATGCGTGAAGATCTAAGGCAAGGACGAAAGACCGAAATCGACGCCTTAAATGGAGCTATATGTAAATTAGGGGAAATAGTTGGAATTACCTGCCCTACGAATACATTTTTAACACGGATAATTAAATCTAAGGAAAAAGTTTTCTCAACTCAATCATAA